The genomic stretch GACGCTTTGAGCCGTGCCGCTACCGCCATGCGTGCAGAACGGGGCGATGTATTTGCCCGACAGGTCATAACCGGCCAGGAAACTTTTCATCGCCGGTGTAAGGTGTCCTCCCCAGATAGGCGTCCCGACAATCAGCGTGTCGTACTCGTCCATATTCTCCACCTTTGTTTTCAACTCGGGACGGTAATCGCTCTCCAGCTCTTCCGGTGCGATCTACGTCACCTCTTCATAAGTATCTGGATAGGGAACGACCATTTCCACTTCCACGATGTCGCCACCTATAAGGTCGTGGATATGATTGGCGACTGTCCGGGTATTGCCTCCCCATGAAAAATAGACGATCAGGGTCTTTCCCGCATCCCCTGAAATGGTTCCTCCCGGCTCTATCGCCGCCGGTTCTTCACTGTTGCACGATGTCGCCACGAACAGTAGCATAACCATAAGTGACAAAATACTTTTCTTATACATATCGTTTATTCTATTTAATTGATCTACATTGCAAAATTACGGCAACTGCAAATCTTGGGCTTTGTTATAAAGGTCAATTTAATTTGCTGTCAGGCTCAAATTGTAATTCCTGCCATCTAATCTCTTTCGTCATCGGTTTGTTCAGCAAATCGAACATGTCCATCCGGCATTTTCCGGCGAAATCGAACAGTGTGGGAATGTACCGCTTATCCGTATTCAGCAGGACATAGACCGCTTCTGTCATTTTCAATCGCAGCACCGTTTCAGGAATTTCCTGCCCCTCCCGCATGTAAGGCATCCATGACCGGAAAAGGCTCTCCGTTTCGGATATGGATGACAGACGGTGCAGGGCCGAGAGTTCCGTAGTCGATGATTTGCGGTCGGATGGAGAGAGTGTATGATAAAACTCGCACAAGAACTCTCGCGGAAGAGAGAAGAACAGAACCCGACAAGGCTCGTGCAATTCCGGCTCGGCATAGATGTGCGAATAGCTGTCACGTCCGATGAAGGCACTGTCGCCCCTTTCGATATTCAGCGTTTCGCCGCACTGGTTCCGCAAATACAACCGCCCGCTGTATAGATATACCAGCGTATGATTGGAAAAAAGATGACAGGCTTGAGATACCGTATCTATTGACTCGAAAAAATAAATATGCTGTTCTGTTTCCATATAAAGTTTATTCAGATACAGAAAGTCCGACAAGTTGTGCGGGATTGCTACGTACCATAAAATCGACCTACTTCTGTGCAAGCCCGTTTTCCAGCAACGCAAGAATACAGCGGCGCATCCCATCCACTGGGTGAGGCATCCCAACCTGACCGAGGTCGGTCGTTATGATACTCCGCTGCGGGGCAATACGTGCAAAGTCTGCAAATTCTTTATCACTCATCC from Phocaeicola dorei encodes the following:
- a CDS encoding flavodoxin family protein yields the protein MDEYDTLIVGTPIWGGHLTPAMKSFLAGYDLSGKYIAPFCTHGGSGTAQSVSDIRSVCPNSTILGSLAVYGSQAENSRGDVEKWLEQIGILKNN
- a CDS encoding flavodoxin family protein, producing the protein MVMLLFVATSCNSEEPAAIEPGGTISGDAGKTLIVYFSWGGNTRTVANHIHDLIGGDIVEVEMVVPYPDTYEEVT
- a CDS encoding AraC family transcriptional regulator, coding for METEQHIYFFESIDTVSQACHLFSNHTLVYLYSGRLYLRNQCGETLNIERGDSAFIGRDSYSHIYAEPELHEPCRVLFFSLPREFLCEFYHTLSPSDRKSSTTELSALHRLSSISETESLFRSWMPYMREGQEIPETVLRLKMTEAVYVLLNTDKRYIPTLFDFAGKCRMDMFDLLNKPMTKEIRWQELQFEPDSKLN